A region of Curvibacter sp. AEP1-3 DNA encodes the following proteins:
- a CDS encoding hemolysin family protein, whose amino-acid sequence MDFLLILVLTLLNGVFAMSELALTASRKVRLQTMVETGDKGAKAALALLDNPTQFLSVVQVGITSIGMLNGIVGEAAFSDGVAQWLSHHFTMSQRVAEVSATALVVTGITFITILFGELVPKRIGQLYPETVARALAIPMTWVATGAKPFVKLLAYATQATLRLLRLNATDNRAVTEEEISASLEEGVDAGIIEEHEHQMVRNVFHLDDRPLTSMMLPRVDIDWMEANLSVQQALELAGDTRDDHGHSWYPVCRGSLDNVVGVVSVSRLLAMGAGYSGTVDSLAEQAVFVPETLTGMELIEQFRVKSARMVFVVDEYGVVQGLMTPHDLLEAITGELQPDAQEQAWATLQQDGQWLLDGLMPVGELKVRLDIEDELPDEERGRYNTLAGLLMAVSGQLPQPGAQIVVGEWTYEVVTLEGRRIDQVLARKVIPA is encoded by the coding sequence ATGGATTTCCTGCTCATTCTTGTCCTTACCCTGTTGAACGGCGTGTTCGCCATGTCGGAACTGGCGCTGACGGCCAGCCGCAAGGTCAGGCTGCAAACCATGGTCGAGACCGGAGACAAGGGGGCTAAGGCAGCCTTGGCCCTGCTGGACAACCCGACGCAGTTTTTGTCCGTGGTGCAGGTGGGCATTACCTCCATCGGCATGCTCAACGGCATTGTGGGTGAGGCCGCGTTCAGTGACGGGGTTGCGCAGTGGTTGTCTCACCACTTCACCATGTCACAGCGTGTGGCTGAGGTGTCTGCCACCGCATTGGTGGTGACCGGCATTACCTTCATCACCATCCTGTTCGGCGAACTGGTACCCAAGCGCATCGGGCAGCTATATCCTGAGACTGTGGCGCGTGCGCTGGCCATTCCCATGACGTGGGTCGCCACCGGCGCCAAGCCTTTTGTGAAACTGCTGGCGTACGCCACGCAGGCCACCTTGCGCTTACTGCGCCTGAACGCCACCGACAACCGGGCGGTGACTGAAGAGGAAATCTCGGCCAGCCTGGAAGAAGGCGTGGACGCCGGCATCATTGAAGAGCACGAGCACCAGATGGTGCGCAATGTGTTCCACCTCGACGACCGGCCCCTGACCAGCATGATGCTGCCGCGTGTGGATATCGACTGGATGGAAGCCAACCTCAGCGTCCAGCAGGCGTTGGAGCTGGCGGGTGACACCCGTGACGATCATGGTCACTCCTGGTACCCCGTGTGCCGCGGCTCGTTGGACAACGTGGTGGGTGTAGTCAGTGTGTCGCGCCTTTTGGCCATGGGCGCCGGGTACAGCGGCACCGTGGACTCCTTGGCGGAGCAAGCGGTATTCGTACCTGAAACGCTGACCGGCATGGAGCTGATTGAGCAGTTCCGCGTCAAGTCGGCGCGCATGGTGTTTGTGGTGGACGAGTACGGTGTGGTGCAAGGTTTGATGACCCCGCATGACCTGCTGGAAGCCATTACCGGCGAGCTGCAGCCGGATGCGCAGGAACAGGCATGGGCCACCCTGCAACAGGATGGCCAATGGTTGCTCGATGGTCTGATGCCGGTGGGAGAGCTCAAAGTCCGCTTGGACATTGAGGACGAATTGCCTGACGAAGAGCGTGGCCGCTACAACACCCTGGCAGGCTTATTGATGGCCGTCAGTGGTCAGTTACCGCAGCCCGGCGCGCAGATTGTGGTGGGCGAGTGGACCTATGAAGTGGTGACGCTGGAAGGCCGCCGCATCGATCAGGTGCTGGCGCGCAAGGTCATCCCGGCTTAA
- a CDS encoding symmetrical bis(5'-nucleosyl)-tetraphosphatase — MAMYLIGDLQGCDSALEQLTRLIDFSPSRDTLYLLGDLVNRGPESADVLRRLMRYGASARCLLGNHDLHLLAVSYGVRKPGKKDTLSDLLQADDAPALLHWLHHQKLALLEKVGDTELLMVHAGVLPAWTATKTIALATEVESALQGPDASGFFHQMYGNGPDTWDDGLQGAGRLRVIVNALTRLRYCTPEGTMEFAHSGGLTEAPEGYVPWFDTPNRQTAGDVVAFGHWSTLGWLNRPDAFALDSGCVWGGCLSALRVAPAVSGGLDTELLQVKCAQSQAPGD, encoded by the coding sequence ATGGCAATGTACCTTATCGGTGATCTCCAGGGCTGCGACAGCGCACTGGAACAACTCACCCGACTGATCGACTTCTCGCCCAGCCGCGACACCCTGTACCTGCTGGGCGACCTGGTGAACCGTGGCCCCGAGTCGGCGGACGTGTTGCGCCGCCTGATGCGCTACGGCGCCTCAGCCCGGTGCCTGCTGGGTAACCACGACCTGCATCTGTTGGCCGTGAGCTACGGCGTGCGCAAACCCGGAAAGAAAGACACCCTAAGCGATTTGCTGCAGGCCGACGACGCCCCTGCCCTGCTGCACTGGCTGCATCACCAGAAGCTGGCTCTGCTGGAGAAAGTGGGGGATACAGAGCTATTAATGGTCCATGCCGGCGTTCTACCTGCGTGGACAGCTACCAAAACCATAGCACTCGCCACAGAAGTGGAATCCGCCCTTCAAGGTCCGGATGCCTCAGGCTTCTTTCACCAGATGTACGGCAATGGCCCTGACACCTGGGATGACGGCTTGCAAGGTGCAGGGAGACTGCGGGTGATCGTCAACGCGCTCACACGCCTGCGCTACTGCACGCCCGAGGGCACCATGGAGTTCGCCCATTCGGGAGGGCTAACAGAGGCGCCTGAGGGCTATGTGCCCTGGTTCGATACGCCGAACCGCCAAACCGCAGGCGATGTAGTGGCCTTCGGCCATTGGTCCACGCTGGGCTGGTTGAACCGCCCTGATGCCTTTGCATTGGACAGTGGTTGCGTGTGGGGTGGATGCCTCAGTGCACTGCGTGTCGCACCCGCTGTATCGGGCGGGCTGGACACCGAGTTGCTGCAAGTGAAGTGCGCCCAGTCCCAGGCTCCCGGGGACTGA
- a CDS encoding DEAD/DEAH box helicase, giving the protein MAFAQLQLANPLARAVAEMGYTTMTPIQAQAIPVVLTGKDVMGAAQTGTGKTAAFALPLLQRLMKHENASTSPARHPVRALVLLPTRELADQVAQQVKLYAKYTNLRSAVVFGGMDMKPQTLELKAGVEVLVATPGRLLDHIEAKNAVLNQVEYVVLDEADRMLDIGFLPDLQRILSYLPKTRTTLLFSATFSPEIKRLANSYLQNPITIEVARSNATASTVEQHFYRVNDDDKRHALLQIVRSKDIKQAFVFVNSKLGCARLTRALERDGLRAAALHGDKSQDERLKALEAFKKGEVDLLVCTDVAARGLDIKDVPAVFNMDIPFNAEDYVHRIGRTGRAGASGLAVSFVGGGNDARLVADIEKLIKTKIELEAVEFDEDRPDIRSQGRINDGRRMYAENGEPARGPRSEGRGDSRGEGRGRSHSNERDDAYRTRAPREYGRPAPAPRDPFFDKPYEPSAPAAEAPAPSWESAAKPSSRGISANIKPKRKVAALFKSA; this is encoded by the coding sequence ATGGCTTTTGCCCAGCTGCAGCTGGCCAATCCTCTCGCCCGCGCAGTGGCGGAAATGGGCTACACCACCATGACGCCTATTCAGGCGCAGGCCATCCCCGTCGTGCTTACCGGGAAAGACGTGATGGGCGCTGCCCAGACCGGTACCGGCAAAACTGCCGCATTCGCACTGCCTTTGCTGCAGCGCTTGATGAAGCACGAAAACGCTTCCACCTCTCCCGCCCGCCACCCCGTACGCGCTTTGGTGCTATTGCCAACCCGCGAGCTGGCTGACCAGGTGGCTCAGCAGGTCAAGCTGTACGCCAAGTACACCAACCTGCGCAGCGCGGTGGTGTTTGGTGGCATGGACATGAAGCCCCAGACCCTGGAGCTCAAAGCCGGTGTGGAAGTGCTGGTGGCGACCCCCGGCCGTTTGCTGGACCACATCGAAGCCAAGAACGCGGTGTTGAACCAGGTCGAGTACGTGGTACTGGACGAAGCCGACCGCATGCTGGACATCGGCTTCTTGCCGGACCTGCAACGCATCCTGAGCTACCTGCCCAAGACGCGTACCACCTTGCTGTTCTCTGCGACCTTCTCGCCCGAAATCAAGCGACTGGCGAACAGCTACCTGCAAAACCCGATCACGATTGAAGTGGCGCGCTCCAACGCAACAGCTTCCACCGTGGAGCAGCATTTCTACCGCGTCAACGACGACGACAAGCGCCACGCCCTTTTGCAGATCGTGCGCAGCAAAGACATCAAGCAAGCCTTTGTGTTTGTAAACAGCAAACTCGGTTGCGCCCGCCTGACGCGCGCCCTCGAGCGCGACGGTCTGCGCGCCGCGGCCCTGCACGGCGACAAGAGCCAGGACGAGCGCCTGAAAGCGCTGGAAGCCTTCAAAAAAGGCGAAGTGGACTTGCTGGTCTGTACCGATGTGGCCGCCCGAGGACTGGACATCAAGGACGTGCCCGCCGTGTTCAATATGGACATTCCGTTCAACGCAGAAGACTATGTGCACCGCATCGGCCGTACCGGCCGTGCCGGCGCCTCCGGCCTGGCGGTGAGCTTTGTCGGTGGCGGCAACGATGCGCGCTTGGTAGCGGATATCGAGAAGCTGATCAAGACCAAGATCGAGCTGGAAGCCGTGGAGTTTGACGAAGACCGTCCGGACATCCGCAGCCAAGGCCGCATCAATGATGGGCGCCGCATGTACGCCGAGAACGGCGAGCCAGCCCGGGGTCCCCGCAGCGAAGGCCGTGGAGACAGTCGCGGTGAAGGCCGTGGCCGCAGCCATAGCAATGAGCGCGATGACGCATACCGCACCCGCGCACCCCGCGAATACGGTCGTCCCGCTCCTGCGCCGCGTGATCCGTTCTTTGACAAGCCCTACGAGCCCAGCGCCCCTGCGGCTGAAGCACCGGCTCCCTCCTGGGAGTCTGCGGCCAAACCTTCCAGCCGCGGCATTTCTGCCAACATCAAGCCCAAGCGCAAAGTCGCGGCACTGTTCAAGTCCGCCTGA
- the ypfJ gene encoding KPN_02809 family neutral zinc metallopeptidase produces the protein MKWEGNRESDNVEDRRNGGGGGIRGGGGGLGPLGALLSGRLGVGTIVIALLGGWVLGINPLTILSALSGEAPTAQVQQAPAQRPPADDKMAKFVSTVLADTEDVWGEVFSKGGGTYRNPKLVLFRGSTPTACGQGQSAMGPFYCPADQKVYIDLGFYETLQKQLGAPGDFAQAYVIAHEVGHHVQNLLGISAKVQEARGRASEAEGNALSVRLELQADCFAGVWAHHANNARQLLEEGDVAEAMNAAARIGDDALQRGAGRAVVPESFTHGSSAQRQRWFDKGLKTGSVKGCDTFSSRSI, from the coding sequence ATGAAATGGGAAGGCAACCGCGAGTCCGATAACGTGGAAGACCGCCGCAATGGCGGTGGCGGGGGCATCCGTGGCGGCGGTGGTGGGCTCGGCCCCTTGGGCGCACTGCTGAGCGGCCGCTTGGGGGTGGGCACCATCGTGATCGCCTTGCTGGGCGGATGGGTGCTGGGTATCAACCCCTTGACGATTTTGAGTGCCTTGAGCGGCGAAGCGCCCACGGCACAGGTGCAGCAGGCACCCGCCCAACGCCCGCCGGCCGATGACAAGATGGCCAAATTTGTGTCCACCGTGCTGGCGGATACGGAAGATGTGTGGGGTGAGGTGTTCTCCAAAGGCGGCGGCACTTACCGCAATCCCAAGCTGGTGCTTTTCCGCGGATCCACGCCCACCGCTTGCGGCCAGGGCCAGAGCGCCATGGGGCCCTTTTATTGCCCTGCGGATCAAAAGGTCTATATCGACCTCGGTTTTTACGAGACCCTGCAAAAACAATTGGGCGCGCCGGGTGACTTTGCACAGGCTTATGTGATCGCCCATGAGGTCGGCCACCACGTACAAAACCTGTTGGGCATCAGTGCCAAGGTGCAGGAAGCCCGTGGCCGCGCCAGTGAAGCCGAAGGCAACGCATTGAGCGTGCGCCTGGAGCTGCAGGCCGACTGTTTTGCCGGTGTCTGGGCGCACCACGCCAACAACGCCCGCCAGCTCTTGGAAGAGGGCGATGTGGCGGAGGCCATGAATGCGGCCGCCAGAATCGGTGACGACGCTTTGCAGCGCGGCGCAGGGCGTGCCGTAGTACCGGAGAGCTTTACCCACGGCAGCAGCGCGCAACGCCAGCGCTGGTTCGACAAGGGCCTGAAAACCGGCAGCGTCAAGGGCTGTGACACGTTTTCCAGCCGATCTATCTAG
- a CDS encoding deoxycytidylate deaminase has product MKNDSLIHWHSMFMGVALLAAARSKDARKRNGACIVGPDNKISGVGYNGLPRGCDDHDEHYWQDDDSDPLNSRHSYIVHAEQNAILNCTSLPLHGSTIYATQYPCPRCVQSIIQVGIKRVVYLDKKAHQERVNAASEKMLADAGVEIESLQALQPESAEWSAELAQFIETSTTNR; this is encoded by the coding sequence ATGAAAAACGACTCTCTGATTCACTGGCATTCCATGTTCATGGGCGTGGCGCTTCTGGCCGCAGCCCGTTCCAAAGACGCCCGCAAGCGCAATGGCGCGTGCATCGTCGGCCCGGACAACAAGATTTCCGGCGTGGGCTACAACGGCCTGCCGCGTGGCTGTGATGACCACGACGAGCATTACTGGCAGGACGACGACAGCGACCCGCTGAATTCCCGGCACAGCTACATCGTGCACGCCGAGCAGAACGCCATCCTGAACTGCACGTCCTTGCCGCTGCATGGCTCCACCATTTATGCGACCCAATACCCCTGCCCGCGGTGCGTGCAGTCCATCATCCAGGTCGGCATCAAGCGGGTGGTGTACCTGGACAAAAAAGCACACCAGGAGCGCGTGAACGCCGCTTCCGAAAAGATGCTGGCTGATGCCGGTGTCGAGATCGAGTCCCTGCAAGCCTTGCAACCCGAGTCAGCGGAATGGTCTGCTGAGCTGGCGCAGTTCATTGAAACCTCCACAACAAACCGTTAA